One window of Bacillus alkalicellulosilyticus genomic DNA carries:
- the uraD gene encoding 2-oxo-4-hydroxy-4-carboxy-5-ureidoimidazoline decarboxylase, with product MLFTMDEVNKLSDKEFIEKIGIVFENSPWVSEQAIHYRPFSTVDEMYRMMIQIVTDSELTLQLSLLRAHPDLGTRMVISDASKAEQRNAGLQFLTEVEYNAFATLNQRYVQRFGFPFILAVRGHDKYSIKEHMEQRMNNESDEEIKTAIQEVCKIVQFRIIDLIVN from the coding sequence ATGTTGTTTACAATGGATGAAGTAAATAAACTTTCAGATAAAGAATTTATCGAGAAAATCGGTATAGTGTTCGAGAACTCCCCTTGGGTGTCTGAACAAGCTATTCATTATAGGCCTTTTAGTACTGTAGACGAAATGTATCGTATGATGATTCAAATTGTTACGGATTCAGAATTAACTCTTCAACTTTCACTACTAAGAGCTCACCCGGATTTAGGTACGAGAATGGTAATTTCGGATGCATCGAAGGCAGAACAAAGAAATGCTGGCCTACAATTCCTTACCGAAGTTGAGTATAACGCCTTTGCTACACTAAACCAAAGATACGTTCAAAGATTTGGTTTCCCATTTATCTTAGCGGTGCGTGGGCATGATAAATATTCCATTAAAGAGCATATGGAACAAAGAATGAATAATGAGTCTGATGAGGAAATCAAAACGGCGATTCAAGAGGTTTGTAAGATTGTTCAATTTAGAATAATAGATTTAATTGTAAATTAA
- a CDS encoding PucR family transcriptional regulator: MRLTEMLTLPTFKEAAVVAGHQGLSNTVQSVNLMDAPDIIDYLNKEQLLLTTAYSLKNNPDALYDLVKQMAKQGCAGLGVKTKRFIEEIPKKVIAEADRLHFPIIELPLQHSLGEMLKESLGCILKERTDELHYALNIHKKFTTIIIEGGGFSNIIDSLSAIIEAPVILLNSRLDVMAASEGIDKDSFFEVYWFIHEKVLDKEVQSHQIVTMPTDEYTGLYNEFSLYPINTANQQNGYLILLGEPLTKQYPSLLAVEQASNVISFEFMKLHAIEQQARRVKNEFFIDLVDGTISSEKEIFNRGKMYNILPSLHYVCVSSKSDFISDFSTHPLQVEKETRKKHDRIYELLESVLLNDFETSVLFTKGDIFTMLIGFAFYNEEVEQQITEIVKQAQAELKFTLGDSFSFGISNYCENVIDISTIYRESINALYSGFREKQKGFIKTYRTKELTELFKVIPLQKLKDFYKSSLKELAFPIEKEKEDLLETLATFLNHNCQIAETAKAMFIHRNTVIYRIKKCEDILGRDIKDPDESIRLRMAFLIKSIL, from the coding sequence ATGAGACTAACTGAAATGTTAACTCTTCCTACTTTTAAGGAAGCAGCTGTAGTAGCAGGGCACCAAGGGTTATCTAATACCGTTCAGTCAGTTAATCTAATGGACGCCCCAGATATTATTGATTATTTAAATAAGGAGCAATTGCTTTTAACAACGGCATACTCCCTTAAAAATAATCCTGATGCACTTTATGACTTAGTTAAGCAAATGGCTAAGCAAGGGTGTGCAGGCTTAGGTGTAAAAACAAAACGTTTTATCGAAGAAATTCCTAAAAAGGTCATTGCCGAAGCTGATCGATTACATTTTCCAATTATTGAACTACCGTTACAACATTCATTAGGTGAAATGTTGAAAGAATCATTGGGATGTATTTTAAAAGAACGAACCGATGAGCTACACTATGCTTTAAATATCCATAAGAAGTTTACTACTATCATAATAGAGGGGGGCGGCTTTTCTAATATTATTGATAGCCTTTCAGCGATAATAGAAGCCCCAGTCATTCTATTAAACTCCCGCCTCGATGTCATGGCGGCATCGGAAGGAATTGATAAGGATTCTTTTTTTGAGGTATACTGGTTTATTCATGAAAAGGTTCTTGATAAAGAGGTTCAGTCCCATCAAATCGTTACAATGCCCACTGATGAATATACTGGGCTTTACAACGAATTTTCGTTGTATCCCATAAACACGGCGAACCAACAAAATGGATATCTTATTCTGTTGGGGGAACCGTTAACTAAACAATATCCATCCTTACTTGCAGTGGAGCAAGCAAGCAATGTCATTTCATTTGAATTTATGAAGTTACATGCAATAGAACAACAAGCTAGAAGAGTTAAGAATGAGTTTTTCATTGATTTGGTTGATGGGACGATTAGTAGTGAAAAGGAAATTTTTAACCGGGGGAAGATGTATAATATTCTTCCATCGTTACACTATGTTTGTGTGTCGAGTAAATCTGATTTCATCTCTGATTTCAGCACACACCCTCTTCAGGTTGAAAAGGAAACTAGGAAAAAGCATGACCGGATATATGAATTATTAGAATCTGTTTTATTAAATGACTTTGAAACGAGTGTCCTTTTTACAAAAGGGGATATCTTCACCATGTTAATTGGTTTCGCCTTTTATAATGAAGAAGTAGAACAACAAATTACGGAAATCGTGAAACAAGCTCAAGCTGAATTAAAGTTTACATTAGGGGATTCTTTTTCTTTTGGGATTAGCAATTATTGTGAAAATGTAATCGATATTTCAACGATTTATCGTGAATCTATTAACGCTCTCTACTCGGGCTTTCGTGAGAAACAAAAGGGGTTTATAAAGACGTATCGAACAAAGGAGTTAACAGAGCTTTTTAAAGTTATTCCACTTCAAAAGTTAAAAGATTTTTACAAATCCTCATTAAAAGAACTAGCATTCCCAATTGAAAAAGAAAAAGAGGATTTACTTGAAACCTTAGCCACCTTTTTAAACCATAACTGCCAAATCGCTGAAACAGCAAAAGCCATGTTCATTCACCGGAATACCGTAATTTACCGTATTAAGAAGTGTGAAGATATCCTAGGAAGGGATATAAAAGATCCCGACGAATCAATCCGCCTTAGAATGGCATTCCTCATAAAATCGATTCTCTAA
- a CDS encoding NCS1 family transporter has protein sequence MSKKDNYLQSPDLLPIRHGAKKVGTFGFAFIWVGMAVVLAAFAIGGSGVQSLPLSLVILATIIGCVILGFLMTLTGDIGVEHGLSFPVYMRAPFGTVGTHIPSIVRGFVASCWFGINTFFGSTAMNAILATLVGFDNWFVCFLIFGTLQVVNTSLGIKAVERFADLAAPTIIIISGWMYITLSEQALQQGRDVWAWVESPVTGGAAFTAFMIVMMANMGFWGTLASDMPSLSRFIKAPKFEKNWFKRNKGQIVGNLIAHPLVQTFMVVIGAVSYIAVSNYDPVVALQEAATGVVLGMLLLMIVLAQWSTNTSANLIPAATIFSNVGGPKIPFWAGVVAAGIVGIVVQPWSLFDIIIPALLICAGILSAIVGILISDYYLLRGRRVNVPDLYKNNGQFHYKGGINIAGFLAWIIGGGLALFFPNYAFIVGFFVGGIVYYFLAKYWWFKKYEQAEIIDPSDEKYLGISVGRDWVIEEKKEDSTVA, from the coding sequence ATGAGTAAAAAGGATAATTATTTACAATCACCTGATTTGTTGCCAATACGACATGGGGCAAAAAAAGTAGGAACGTTTGGTTTTGCTTTTATCTGGGTTGGGATGGCAGTCGTATTAGCAGCATTTGCAATTGGCGGCTCTGGTGTACAAAGCTTACCGTTAAGCTTGGTCATTTTAGCAACGATTATTGGGTGTGTCATTCTCGGTTTTTTAATGACACTAACAGGAGATATAGGAGTTGAGCATGGTCTATCTTTTCCTGTTTATATGAGAGCTCCGTTTGGAACAGTAGGAACTCATATCCCTTCTATTGTTCGTGGCTTTGTTGCTTCATGTTGGTTTGGAATTAATACATTCTTTGGATCAACAGCGATGAATGCCATATTAGCAACACTAGTTGGATTTGACAATTGGTTTGTATGTTTCCTTATTTTTGGAACTCTTCAGGTAGTAAATACTTCCCTAGGAATAAAAGCAGTTGAGAGATTTGCTGATTTAGCAGCACCGACGATTATTATCATTTCAGGTTGGATGTATATTACCCTATCAGAACAAGCACTTCAACAAGGACGAGATGTATGGGCTTGGGTTGAAAGTCCTGTTACAGGAGGAGCTGCATTTACTGCCTTTATGATTGTGATGATGGCAAACATGGGGTTCTGGGGAACTCTTGCTTCTGATATGCCTTCCCTTTCTCGCTTTATAAAAGCTCCTAAGTTTGAAAAAAATTGGTTTAAACGAAATAAAGGCCAGATTGTCGGGAATCTTATTGCTCATCCTCTTGTGCAAACGTTTATGGTGGTCATTGGGGCTGTTTCTTATATTGCCGTTTCAAATTATGACCCTGTTGTTGCACTTCAGGAAGCAGCAACAGGAGTTGTTCTAGGTATGTTGCTATTAATGATTGTGTTGGCACAATGGTCAACCAATACTTCTGCGAATTTGATTCCAGCTGCGACTATTTTTTCAAATGTGGGAGGACCAAAGATTCCTTTCTGGGCTGGGGTTGTCGCAGCTGGAATCGTTGGGATTGTCGTTCAACCATGGAGTTTATTTGATATTATCATTCCAGCTCTTTTAATTTGCGCGGGTATTTTATCAGCTATCGTCGGAATCTTAATTTCTGATTATTATTTACTCCGAGGACGTCGTGTAAATGTTCCAGATTTATATAAAAATAACGGACAATTTCACTATAAAGGTGGAATTAATATTGCCGGTTTTTTAGCTTGGATTATCGGTGGTGGTTTAGCTCTTTTCTTTCCGAACTACGCCTTTATTGTAGGTTTTTTTGTCGGAGGAATTGTCTATTATTTCTTAGCAAAATATTGGTGGTTTAAGAAATATGAGCAAGCTGAAATTATAGATCCAAGCGATGAAAAGTATCTAGGAATATCGGTTGGTCGTGATTGGGTAATTGAGGAAAAGAAAGAGGATTCGACGGTAGCTTAA
- the uraH gene encoding hydroxyisourate hydrolase codes for MGQLTTHVLDISCGQPASEMKVEVWRRSTIEKKLLKTFYTNDDGRVDKPILEKEELKIGTYELIFFVGDYYARQGGRLREFLFLDLVPIRFCITSEQEHYHVPLLVAPGGYSTYRGS; via the coding sequence ATGGGACAGTTAACAACTCATGTATTAGATATCAGTTGTGGTCAACCGGCAAGTGAGATGAAAGTAGAGGTATGGCGCCGTTCTACTATTGAAAAAAAATTACTAAAAACGTTCTATACAAACGATGATGGAAGGGTAGACAAACCGATTTTAGAAAAAGAGGAGTTAAAAATAGGAACCTATGAATTAATCTTTTTTGTTGGTGATTATTATGCGAGACAAGGAGGTAGACTACGTGAGTTTCTTTTTTTAGACCTTGTACCGATACGGTTTTGTATTACGTCTGAACAAGAGCATTACCATGTCCCTTTACTTGTAGCTCCCGGAGGATATAGCACGTATCGGGGAAGCTAA
- the allB gene encoding allantoinase AllB, translating to MEQLLIKNGIVLVDDSLKNAQISVNGGVVTDISPHKQDESRFTKVIDATDSYVLPGFIDTHVHFNDPGREEWEGFLTGSQAAAAGGITSVFDMPLNSSPAVVDVSILEKKRNHVQTKAFIDYGFWGGITSENIEKEETLIKMKESGVAGFKAFLSESGIDDFPCLPKSKLKKAMQICKKLGKVLALHAEDNELIKANTDILKESKRVDREAFLESRPLCAEDEAIEHALQIVKEVEAMVHFVHVSSPTAIQKIFEMKEQGFNVSAEVCPHYLLFTDDDFRRRGPLLKCAPPLRNRKVVEELWQCIQNGWVDLIGTDHSPCLFSMKHDGEKDIWKAWGGIQGIQFGFAFFVSEALKREIPLTDITSLLSTNAAQRFGLKNKKGRIAIGTDADFTIFNKQLKKVVTKSDILTKNKYSPYEGMKMKGMITATIVRGRVIYQDGEIRASKAEGREVGLY from the coding sequence ATGGAACAATTATTAATTAAAAACGGGATTGTCCTAGTAGATGATTCTTTGAAAAACGCCCAAATCTCTGTTAATGGTGGTGTTGTTACCGACATTTCTCCGCATAAGCAGGATGAGTCAAGGTTTACTAAAGTAATTGATGCAACAGATAGCTATGTTTTGCCTGGATTTATTGATACTCATGTTCATTTTAATGACCCAGGAAGAGAAGAATGGGAAGGTTTCCTTACAGGGAGTCAGGCTGCAGCAGCAGGTGGAATTACCAGCGTATTTGATATGCCATTAAACAGTTCACCTGCTGTAGTGGATGTTTCTATTCTTGAGAAAAAAAGAAATCATGTTCAAACCAAAGCGTTCATTGACTATGGATTCTGGGGTGGCATTACTTCAGAGAATATTGAAAAAGAAGAAACTTTGATAAAGATGAAAGAATCTGGAGTGGCAGGATTTAAAGCATTTTTGTCGGAAAGTGGAATCGATGACTTTCCATGTCTCCCTAAATCAAAACTTAAAAAAGCAATGCAAATATGCAAGAAGTTAGGGAAGGTATTAGCATTACATGCCGAGGATAATGAGCTCATAAAAGCGAATACAGACATTTTGAAAGAATCAAAGAGGGTTGACCGCGAAGCCTTTTTAGAAAGTCGACCTCTTTGTGCCGAAGATGAAGCCATTGAACATGCATTACAAATCGTCAAGGAAGTTGAAGCTATGGTTCACTTTGTTCATGTTAGCTCTCCAACAGCGATTCAAAAGATTTTTGAAATGAAAGAGCAAGGGTTTAATGTGAGTGCAGAGGTGTGTCCACATTACTTGCTTTTTACGGATGATGATTTTAGGAGACGAGGTCCGTTATTAAAGTGTGCACCACCCTTAAGGAATCGAAAGGTTGTCGAAGAGCTTTGGCAATGCATTCAAAATGGGTGGGTTGATTTGATTGGAACAGATCACTCACCTTGTCTATTTTCAATGAAACATGATGGTGAAAAGGATATTTGGAAGGCCTGGGGTGGGATTCAAGGAATTCAATTTGGGTTTGCCTTCTTTGTAAGTGAAGCTTTAAAGCGAGAGATTCCACTTACAGATATCACTTCACTTTTATCAACGAATGCGGCTCAACGGTTCGGTCTAAAAAACAAAAAAGGCAGGATTGCAATCGGGACCGATGCAGATTTCACTATTTTTAATAAACAGTTAAAAAAGGTAGTAACCAAATCTGACATTCTCACCAAAAATAAATATTCACCTTATGAAGGCATGAAAATGAAGGGTATGATTACAGCTACGATTGTTCGGGGTAGAGTCATTTACCAAGATGGAGAAATTAGAGCTTCAAAAGCTGAAGGAAGAGAGGTAGGCCTCTATTAG
- the pucL gene encoding factor-independent urate hydroxylase: MKKEVIEKKGTMDRTMYYGKGDVFVYRSYATPLEGIREIPESNCKGRSNIILGMDIKVALKGQDFLTSFTNGDNSLVITTDSMKNFILRHAGMYKGSTMEGFFVFIGERFLDTYSHIKGVALTGKQIPFTDVDVPSVQGFEPSKLVFRQAPIESPTASYEIERTKENEYEVVYQQSGVEGLRLIKVRGSSFTGYIKDEYTTLREAHDRPLFIYLNIYWMYKNERDATGERPEQYVCAEQVTHLVQAVFHEANLPSIQNLIYHIGLRILKRFPQLEEVSFESNNRTWDTIVEHVPGVEGGKVYTDPRPPFGFQGFSMNQKDLEHYEKEN, from the coding sequence ATGAAAAAAGAAGTGATAGAGAAAAAGGGAACAATGGACCGAACAATGTACTACGGAAAAGGAGATGTATTTGTCTACAGAAGTTATGCAACGCCGTTAGAAGGAATTCGAGAAATTCCGGAATCCAATTGTAAAGGGCGTAGTAACATTATTTTAGGGATGGATATTAAAGTGGCACTAAAAGGCCAGGACTTTTTAACTTCTTTTACAAATGGTGATAATTCATTAGTTATTACAACAGACTCCATGAAGAATTTTATTTTACGACATGCCGGAATGTATAAAGGGTCGACAATGGAAGGCTTCTTTGTTTTTATCGGAGAACGATTCCTTGACACGTATTCCCATATTAAAGGCGTAGCTTTGACCGGAAAACAAATTCCTTTTACAGATGTAGACGTCCCCTCAGTACAAGGCTTTGAACCTAGTAAGCTTGTATTTCGACAAGCGCCAATCGAATCTCCAACAGCTTCTTATGAAATTGAAAGAACAAAAGAAAATGAATATGAGGTGGTTTATCAGCAAAGTGGAGTGGAAGGGTTACGACTTATCAAGGTTAGAGGAAGCTCGTTTACAGGGTATATAAAAGATGAATATACAACTCTACGAGAAGCCCATGACCGTCCGCTTTTTATATATTTAAATATTTATTGGATGTATAAAAATGAAAGGGATGCAACAGGCGAACGACCAGAACAGTATGTTTGTGCTGAGCAAGTAACTCACCTTGTGCAGGCTGTATTTCATGAAGCGAATTTACCCTCCATCCAAAACTTAATATATCACATTGGCTTACGTATTTTAAAAAGGTTCCCTCAACTAGAGGAGGTATCTTTTGAATCGAATAATCGAACATGGGACACCATTGTTGAACACGTTCCAGGAGTAGAAGGTGGGAAAGTGTATACAGACCCACGCCCTCCATTTGGTTTTCAGGGTTTTTCTATGAACCAAAAAGATTTAGAACACTATGAAAAGGAAAACTAG
- a CDS encoding CoA-acylating methylmalonate-semialdehyde dehydrogenase — protein MTVVKKTSTLKNFINGNWVISKSETVEDVMNPATGEVIATVPISSKEDVNLAVDAAKEAFKSWKKVAVPKRARILFKYHQLLTEKHEELAKLIVLENGKAFKEAYGEVQRGLECVEFAAGAPSLLMGETLSGIAEDIDSEMFRFPLGVVGGITPFNFPMMVPLWMFPLAVVCGNTFVLKPSERTPLLANELVKLFTEAGLPDGVLNLVHGAHDVVNGLLEHEDVRAISFVGSQPVAKYVYERAAGQGKRVQALSGAKNHHIVMPDADMEKAVQHIISSTFGSAGQRCMACSAVVVIGNGESFVQALKEKASELVIGSGLDDEVLLTPVIRKSHLEKVLGYIKTGEEEGADLILDGRNQMSQFAKGNFLGPTIFDHVTPEMTIAKDEIFAPVLSLLRAKDLGEGLSYIEKSRYGNGATIYTKDASAVRQFREEADAGMLGVNVGVPATMAFFPFSGWKDSFYGDLHVNGKDGVNFYTRKKMITSRYDF, from the coding sequence ATGACAGTCGTCAAGAAAACATCGACGTTAAAAAATTTTATAAATGGAAACTGGGTGATTTCAAAGTCTGAAACAGTCGAAGATGTAATGAACCCAGCCACAGGTGAAGTGATTGCAACCGTACCCATTTCTTCAAAGGAAGATGTAAATCTAGCTGTTGACGCAGCAAAAGAAGCATTTAAATCATGGAAAAAAGTAGCGGTACCAAAACGAGCGCGAATTCTATTTAAATATCATCAATTACTTACAGAAAAGCATGAAGAGCTTGCTAAATTGATTGTTTTAGAGAATGGAAAAGCTTTTAAAGAAGCTTATGGTGAAGTACAAAGAGGTCTTGAGTGTGTAGAGTTTGCAGCTGGGGCTCCATCTTTATTAATGGGTGAAACGTTATCGGGGATTGCCGAGGACATTGATTCGGAGATGTTTCGTTTTCCGCTTGGGGTAGTCGGTGGAATAACACCGTTTAACTTCCCGATGATGGTTCCGCTCTGGATGTTTCCTCTAGCCGTTGTTTGTGGAAATACATTTGTTTTAAAGCCATCTGAACGAACGCCATTATTAGCCAATGAGTTAGTCAAACTATTTACTGAAGCGGGCTTACCAGATGGTGTGTTAAACCTAGTTCATGGTGCACATGATGTCGTAAACGGATTACTTGAACACGAAGATGTTCGTGCTATTTCCTTTGTTGGATCGCAGCCAGTTGCAAAGTATGTGTATGAAAGAGCTGCAGGTCAAGGCAAACGAGTGCAAGCCTTGTCTGGAGCAAAAAATCATCATATTGTGATGCCGGATGCTGATATGGAGAAGGCAGTTCAGCATATCATTAGTTCCACCTTCGGAAGTGCGGGGCAACGATGCATGGCTTGTAGTGCAGTTGTGGTTATTGGTAATGGAGAGTCGTTTGTTCAAGCATTGAAAGAAAAGGCTAGTGAATTAGTGATAGGTAGTGGACTAGATGATGAAGTGTTATTAACCCCTGTCATTCGAAAGTCTCATCTAGAAAAGGTTTTGGGCTACATTAAAACAGGAGAGGAAGAAGGGGCTGACCTGATTTTGGATGGTCGCAATCAAATGAGTCAATTTGCTAAAGGGAACTTTTTAGGCCCGACTATCTTTGACCATGTGACACCTGAGATGACGATTGCTAAAGATGAAATATTTGCCCCAGTGCTCAGTTTATTGCGTGCAAAAGATTTAGGCGAGGGATTATCATACATTGAGAAATCTAGGTACGGAAATGGTGCAACCATCTATACAAAGGATGCTAGTGCGGTTCGACAATTTCGTGAAGAAGCTGACGCTGGAATGCTCGGAGTCAATGTAGGGGTACCTGCAACAATGGCGTTTTTTCCTTTTTCAGGGTGGAAGGATTCTTTTTATGGAGACCTTCATGTAAATGGGAAAGACGGAGTAAATTTTTATACGCGCAAGAAAATGATTACGTCTAGATATGACTTTTAG
- a CDS encoding PucR family transcriptional regulator produces the protein MKSFITVEEIMKRKHFEEIELVAGEKGLSKQVKWVHVVEVSQIKNLLNGNELILTTGLGWHQNKQLFLSFVTQLIECGVAGLCIEKGTYMNVIPIDVVHLANQYQFPIILFLKEVPFVEITQDIHALLINTQYQNISNLETYSQQLNRKLLTIEDHEEIILFLHEYLAIDVVFLKAKVHVVSNVKGKQRQQLIEKITNRKEEDKEQVASQEVQLLGKVYGELFLIGKKPLTDFDLLILDRTVTALSQLILRDLYVEEKKQAQEIEWMNTWIEGEHTEEEIGEYLSYHGTGTKVNGGVVCLCSKHPGASVNSMDKPFFNRYFRTLLEQQGFYLFLTEKEHYAIYVIINQRSIENWKQRLSTVIEKIKSEENHSILKFSTLTYGVGKYVIELKKIDQSYQTAKEVLRLQHTLSSENVSFFYDDLHLYRMIAIMNKHSQLDELVMEYLEPVIQYDKKHNGELVTTLKTYLSCNGSKQETAKQLFIVRQTLYHRLEKLEKLLGTDFMQQNKRLALELMLLAQEYLEATSVYKQEQPKLDKTSI, from the coding sequence ATGAAATCGTTTATAACGGTTGAAGAAATAATGAAGCGGAAGCATTTTGAAGAGATTGAACTTGTTGCAGGGGAGAAAGGACTAAGTAAACAGGTAAAATGGGTTCACGTAGTAGAGGTGTCACAAATCAAAAATCTATTAAATGGAAATGAACTTATTTTAACAACCGGTTTAGGGTGGCATCAAAACAAACAACTATTTCTTTCATTTGTGACACAGTTAATTGAATGTGGGGTAGCAGGTCTATGTATTGAGAAAGGGACGTACATGAATGTTATTCCAATTGATGTTGTTCACCTAGCCAATCAATATCAGTTTCCAATCATCTTATTTTTAAAAGAAGTACCATTTGTTGAGATCACTCAAGATATTCATGCATTATTAATCAATACACAATACCAAAATATATCAAATTTAGAAACGTACTCACAACAATTAAATCGAAAGCTACTTACAATAGAAGATCATGAAGAAATCATTTTATTTTTACATGAATACCTTGCCATCGATGTTGTATTTTTAAAAGCCAAGGTACATGTAGTCTCAAATGTGAAGGGAAAACAAAGACAACAGCTTATAGAAAAAATTACGAACCGCAAGGAAGAAGATAAGGAACAAGTGGCTAGCCAGGAAGTACAGTTACTAGGAAAGGTCTATGGCGAGTTGTTTCTTATTGGAAAAAAGCCACTTACCGATTTTGATTTGTTAATTTTAGACCGTACTGTAACGGCACTATCCCAACTTATTTTACGAGATTTATATGTAGAAGAAAAGAAACAGGCCCAAGAGATTGAATGGATGAATACATGGATTGAAGGTGAACATACAGAAGAAGAAATAGGGGAATATCTTTCTTACCATGGAACTGGAACAAAAGTAAATGGAGGAGTTGTCTGTTTATGTTCGAAGCATCCTGGAGCTTCCGTAAACTCTATGGATAAACCGTTTTTTAATCGATATTTCCGGACATTGTTAGAGCAACAAGGGTTTTATTTATTTTTGACGGAAAAGGAACACTATGCTATTTATGTCATCATTAATCAACGTTCTATAGAAAATTGGAAGCAGCGACTTTCCACGGTAATAGAGAAGATAAAAAGCGAAGAGAATCATAGCATTTTAAAATTTTCTACTCTTACATATGGAGTAGGAAAATATGTAATTGAATTAAAAAAAATAGACCAAAGCTATCAAACTGCAAAAGAAGTGTTGAGACTCCAACATACATTATCCTCAGAGAATGTAAGTTTTTTCTACGACGACCTTCACCTATACCGAATGATTGCGATTATGAATAAGCACAGTCAATTAGATGAGCTAGTAATGGAATATTTAGAACCTGTCATTCAATATGATAAAAAACATAACGGTGAATTAGTTACAACATTAAAGACGTACCTATCCTGTAATGGCTCAAAGCAAGAGACGGCAAAACAGTTATTCATTGTCAGGCAAACACTCTATCATAGATTGGAAAAGCTCGAGAAACTGTTAGGAACAGATTTCATGCAACAAAATAAAAGGTTAGCTTTAGAATTGATGTTATTGGCACAAGAGTATTTAGAAGCCACTTCAGTTTATAAACAAGAACAACCTAAACTAGACAAAACGTCTATATAA
- the hydA gene encoding dihydropyrimidinase: MRKVIQNGVIVTAADTYEAEIIIEGGKIVAIGTNLATSSDEVIDAKGCYVFPGAIDPHTHLDMPFGGTVTKDDFESGTIAAAFGGTTTVIDFCLTQKGKPIQDAIETWHAKSKDKAVIDYSFHLMISEINEDVLAQLPVVIDNEGITSFKVFMAYKNVFQADDETLFRTLITARELGALVMVHAENGDVIDYLTKKALADGNTDPIYHALTRPPEIEGEATGRAAQLTGLANSQLYVVHVSCGDAVEKIAEARNKGFDVWGETCPQYLVLDQTYLEKPNFEGAKYVWSPPLREKHHQELLWNALRNGQLQTLGSDQCSFDFNGQKDLGRGDFTKIPNGGPTIEDRVSILFSEGVKKGRITLNQFVDITSTRISKLFGLFPHKGTIAVGADADIVIFDPNIERVISASTHHLAVDYSAFEGMKVTGEPVSVLSRGEFVVKDKQFVGKPGRGHYIKRAKYGELRGDQDQLEELSY; encoded by the coding sequence ATGAGAAAAGTTATTCAAAATGGTGTGATTGTAACGGCAGCTGACACGTATGAAGCAGAAATCATCATAGAAGGAGGAAAAATCGTTGCCATTGGAACTAATTTAGCTACCAGTTCTGATGAGGTTATTGATGCGAAAGGATGTTATGTGTTTCCAGGAGCGATTGATCCACATACTCACCTTGATATGCCGTTTGGTGGTACTGTAACAAAAGATGATTTTGAATCTGGGACAATCGCTGCTGCCTTCGGAGGAACAACGACGGTCATCGACTTTTGTCTAACTCAAAAGGGAAAACCGATACAGGACGCCATTGAAACATGGCATGCGAAATCAAAAGATAAAGCTGTTATTGATTATAGTTTCCATTTAATGATTAGTGAAATAAATGAAGATGTATTGGCCCAACTTCCGGTTGTAATTGATAATGAAGGAATTACTTCTTTTAAAGTATTTATGGCCTATAAAAATGTTTTTCAAGCAGATGATGAAACGTTGTTTAGAACTCTTATAACAGCCAGAGAATTAGGTGCGTTAGTGATGGTTCATGCTGAAAATGGAGATGTCATTGATTATCTTACGAAAAAAGCTCTCGCTGATGGAAATACCGACCCAATCTATCATGCATTAACAAGACCACCAGAAATTGAGGGAGAAGCGACAGGAAGAGCAGCACAGCTTACGGGTCTAGCAAACTCTCAATTATATGTTGTTCACGTATCCTGTGGTGATGCGGTAGAGAAAATAGCAGAAGCACGCAACAAAGGATTTGATGTGTGGGGAGAGACTTGTCCGCAGTATTTAGTTTTAGATCAAACGTATTTAGAAAAACCCAATTTTGAAGGAGCAAAGTACGTGTGGTCACCACCGCTAAGAGAAAAACACCATCAAGAATTGTTATGGAATGCCTTACGAAATGGACAGCTCCAAACACTAGGGTCTGATCAATGTTCATTTGATTTTAATGGCCAAAAAGACCTTGGGAGAGGGGATTTCACGAAAATCCCAAATGGAGGTCCGACGATAGAAGATAGAGTGAGCATTCTCTTTTCAGAGGGAGTGAAAAAAGGAAGAATTACATTAAATCAATTTGTAGATATAACTTCTACTAGAATTTCAAAGTTATTTGGATTGTTTCCTCATAAAGGAACAATTGCTGTTGGTGCAGATGCTGACATTGTCATTTTTGACCCAAACATCGAAAGAGTAATTTCAGCAAGTACACATCACTTAGCTGTAGACTATAGTGCATTTGAAGGAATGAAAGTGACCGGAGAACCAGTTTCAGTCCTTTCTCGCGGTGAATTCGTTGTAAAGGATAAACAATTTGTTGGTAAGCCTGGTCGGGGCCACTATATAAAAAGAGCAAAATACGGCGAGTTAAGGGGGGATCAAGACCAACTTGAGGAGCTCTCTTATTAA